GGTCGGCTCGTCGAGGATGAGAACGGGCGGGTCGGCGAGGAGCGCGTCGGCCAGGCCCACGCGCTGCCGGTAGCCTTTCGAGAGCGTGCCGATGATCTGCCGGCTCACGTCCTTCAGCCAGCAGCGGTCGAGCACGAACCCCAGGCGCTTCTTGCACTCGCTGCGGCTCAGGCCCTTCAGCCCGCCGCGAAAGCGGAGGTACTCGTCGACGCGCATGTCGGTGTAGAGCGGGCAGCTTTCCGGCATGTACCCGATGCGCCGGCGGGCCTCGATCGGGTCCCAGAACACGTCCTTGCCGCCGATGGTGGCCTTGCCCGAACTGGCGGTGAGGAACCCGGCGAGGATGCGCATGGTGGTGGACTTCCCGGCCCCGTTGGGACCGAGGAACCCGACCACCTGACCCTTCTCGACCTCGAATGACACGTCCCGCACGGCGTGGTACTCGCCGTAATACTTCGTGAGGTGTTCGACGACGATCATCTCGTGTCCTTAGTCTGCTCGCGTGCGGCCGTCTGCTACACGGTTAAGGCGCGACGCGAAACGCGGCAAGGGCGCAGCGCCGAGAGGTTACGGTGAAACGACGGAGCCCGCGACGGGCTCGTGACCCGTCGCGGGCTCCGTGCGGACAAAATCGCGCTCATTTCGCCGGTTCGTTGTCGGTTGTTTTGGGTTCGTCGAGTGGTGGGAGTGATGGGCTGCGCTCCGGGCGTCCCCTCCGTTCGCGGGTCTCGTCGAGTGGGGCGGGGGGAAGAGTAAATTGCACCAAAATACTGTTGGCGCATTCGAGGTACGGATTTCGGGCGCGCTTCTTCCTTGGTGTCTCGTCGGTCATTTGGTGCCCTCCCGGAGACGAACGGCCACATCCGCTACCCACGTATTGTCGCAGTACAACTCGACGAGGTAAATCCCGGGAACCTCAAAAACGCACCCCTCAATGTGCATTACGAGTTGCATTTGCGTAACGCGATCCGGGAAGTGAATTGTCCGAACGTAGGTATTATGAACGAGTTGCCCGTCGGAGGCGCGCCGCACGTCGATGTGAAACGGCACCTCGCCAAGTCCGCCGACCAGTTGGGCGAAGCAGGTGAATGAGTTGAGAGTGTACGGGTACTCGCTCGGCGAAATTACATTGAACAGCGAATAGAGATTGGTCATCCCGCCTTCGACATCAACTTCTTCGCACAGATACACTGCCTTTGCGGTCGGAATCACGGCCATTGTAAGCCTCCCGCTGGACGAAACTGGGGGCCGAAGCCCCCAGTGCGTTTGCTCACTTAATCGCGGCGCCCGCCTCCGCGCGGCCCGCCTCCGCGCGGCCCGCCTCGGTCGCCCCCACGACCGCCCCGGTCCCCGCGATCTCCACCGCGGTCCCCTCGATCACCGCCACCGCCGCCACGATCACCGTAGCCGCCACCACCGCCTCCGCCTCCGCTGCCGTCGTCCTCACGCGGGGCGAGCAGTGCCTTGCGCGAGAGTTTCACGCGGCCCTGATCGTCGATCGCGATCACCTTCACCTGAACCTTGTCGCCGATCTGGACTACGTCTTCTGGACGTTGGACGAACCCGGAGTCGAGTTCGGAGACGTGGCACAGCCCGTCGCGGCCCGGTGCGATCTCGATGAACGCGCCGAATTCCTTGATCGAGATCACTTTCCCGTCGTAGACCGCGCCGACCTTCACTTCGGCCGTCAAACCCTCCACCATGCGGCGCGCGGCTTCCACGCTCTCGGCGTCGGCCGACGCGATCGACACGGTGCCGTCGTCCTCGATGTCGATCTTTGCGCCGGTCTCTTCCTGGATGGCACGGATCATCTTCCCGCCGGGGCCGATCAGCTTGCCGATCATTTCCGGGTTGATCTTCAGTTGGATCAACCGCGGTGCCCACCGGCTGATGTCCTTGCGCGGGGCCGAGAGGGTCGCGAGCATCACCTTAAGGATTTGCAGCCGACCTTCTTTTGCTTGCTCGAGGGCGCCGCGAACGATCGCCTCGTTGACGCCGTCCACCTTGATGTCGAGCTGGATGCCGGTGACGCCCTTTTGCGTACCGGCCACCTTGAAGTCCATGTCGCCGTAGTGGTCCTCGTCGCCCTGGATGTCGGTCAGCAGCGTGAAGTTGTCCTTCTCCATCACGAGGCCGACCGAGATTCCGGCTACCGGGCGCTTGATCGGCACGCCCGCGTCCATCAGCGCGAGGGTCCCGCCGCACACGCTCGCCATGCTGGACGAGCCGTTCGATTCGAGGATTTCCGACACGAGGCGGATCGTGTACGGGAACCGCGTGGGAGGGGGGATGACGGCCTTCAGCGAGCGCTCGGCGAGCATCCCGTGGCCGATCTCGCGCCGGCCCGGGCCGCGGATGGGCTTGCACTCACCGACCGAGTACGGCGGGAAGTTGTAATCGAGGTAGAACTTCTTCGAGTACTCGTCCTGGAGGCCGTCCACCTTCTGTTCGTCGGCGACGGTGCCCAGGGTGACGACGACCAGCGCTTGCGTTTCGCCGCGCTGGAAGACGGCCGTACCGTGCGTCCGGGGCAGCACAGCGACCTCGCCCGAGAGGTTACGGAGATCCTTCGGCGCGCGGCCGTCGATGCGGGTGCCGCCGAGCGTGATCTCGCGGAACACGCGCTCGCGCAGCACGCTCATCGCGCTCGACACCTGCGCCGCGGTCCACTTCGGGTTCGTCTCGCCTTCGGGCACGTAGACCTTCTTCACTTCATCCTTGAGTTCGTCGAGCGCCGCGTTCCGCTCCTTCTTGCCCTTCGTCAGATACTTTTCGCGATAGGTCGTGCCGTACTTCGCGTAGAGCTCTTCCGCCAGCGGATTGTCCGGCGTCGCGGGGGGCAGCACCTTCGGCCCCTGGCCGGCTTCGGTACGCAGTTGTTCGATCGCATCGATCAGGACCGCGCACTGCTTGTGCGCTTCCATGATCGCGTCGCCCATTTCCTGTTCCGGCATTTCGCGGGCGAAGCCCTCGATCATGCACACCGCGTCGCGGGTTGCGGCCACGATCAGGTCGAGGTCGCTCTCTTCCATCTGCGTGGCGGTGGGCAGAACGATGAGTTCGCCGTTCACGCGCCCGAGCCGGAGGCCGCCGTAGGGCTTGAGGAACGGGATGTGCGAAACGTGCAGTGCGGCACTCGTCCCGATGAGTGCGAGCATGTCCGCATCGTTCTCCCGATCGGAAGAGATGACCGTACAGTGGATCTGCACTTCGTTGAAGTAGTTCGTCGGGAACAGCGGGCGCGAGGGGCGGTCGATGAGGCGAGAGGTGAGCGTTTCCTTGGTGCTGGGGCGCGTCTCGCGCTTAATGAACCCGCCGGGGAACTTGCCCGCGGCGTAGGTGCGTTCGCGGTACTCGACCTGGAGCGGGAAGAAGTCGCGGCCCGGGATCGGCGATCCTTCTACGGCGGCCACCAGAACGGACGTTTCTCCGTAGGTGACGAGGACGGCCCCGTGAGCCTGCTTTGCGAGTTTCCCGGTTTCGAGGGTGAGAGTACGGCCGCCAAATTGACATTCAACACGAGCTGGATTAACCGGCACGGATGTGACCCTTTCCGTTTTGCCGGCAGGAGCGTCTCTTGAGCCGAAAGGCGTAGAGTCGGGGAGCCGTAAAGTCGAATCCGTGCGGCTGACGACGCGACCGTGATTGCGACT
The Gemmata palustris DNA segment above includes these coding regions:
- a CDS encoding ABC transporter ATP-binding protein, which encodes MIVVEHLTKYYGEYHAVRDVSFEVEKGQVVGFLGPNGAGKSTTMRILAGFLTASSGKATIGGKDVFWDPIEARRRIGYMPESCPLYTDMRVDEYLRFRGGLKGLSRSECKKRLGFVLDRCWLKDVSRQIIGTLSKGYRQRVGLADALLADPPVLILDEPTAGLDPTQIRETRKLMRELGEVHTMLLSTHILSEVEATCDSVIVIYQGQVVEDGSLAAVRKRHRNKPLEDIFVQLTGQEGI
- a CDS encoding DUF6941 family protein, with protein sequence MAVIPTAKAVYLCEEVDVEGGMTNLYSLFNVISPSEYPYTLNSFTCFAQLVGGLGEVPFHIDVRRASDGQLVHNTYVRTIHFPDRVTQMQLVMHIEGCVFEVPGIYLVELYCDNTWVADVAVRLREGTK
- the pnp gene encoding polyribonucleotide nucleotidyltransferase, with product MPVNPARVECQFGGRTLTLETGKLAKQAHGAVLVTYGETSVLVAAVEGSPIPGRDFFPLQVEYRERTYAAGKFPGGFIKRETRPSTKETLTSRLIDRPSRPLFPTNYFNEVQIHCTVISSDRENDADMLALIGTSAALHVSHIPFLKPYGGLRLGRVNGELIVLPTATQMEESDLDLIVAATRDAVCMIEGFAREMPEQEMGDAIMEAHKQCAVLIDAIEQLRTEAGQGPKVLPPATPDNPLAEELYAKYGTTYREKYLTKGKKERNAALDELKDEVKKVYVPEGETNPKWTAAQVSSAMSVLRERVFREITLGGTRIDGRAPKDLRNLSGEVAVLPRTHGTAVFQRGETQALVVVTLGTVADEQKVDGLQDEYSKKFYLDYNFPPYSVGECKPIRGPGRREIGHGMLAERSLKAVIPPPTRFPYTIRLVSEILESNGSSSMASVCGGTLALMDAGVPIKRPVAGISVGLVMEKDNFTLLTDIQGDEDHYGDMDFKVAGTQKGVTGIQLDIKVDGVNEAIVRGALEQAKEGRLQILKVMLATLSAPRKDISRWAPRLIQLKINPEMIGKLIGPGGKMIRAIQEETGAKIDIEDDGTVSIASADAESVEAARRMVEGLTAEVKVGAVYDGKVISIKEFGAFIEIAPGRDGLCHVSELDSGFVQRPEDVVQIGDKVQVKVIAIDDQGRVKLSRKALLAPREDDGSGGGGGGGGYGDRGGGGGDRGDRGGDRGDRGGRGGDRGGPRGGGPRGGGRRD